One part of the Eubalaena glacialis isolate mEubGla1 chromosome 19, mEubGla1.1.hap2.+ XY, whole genome shotgun sequence genome encodes these proteins:
- the MED24 gene encoding mediator of RNA polymerase II transcription subunit 24 isoform X2, translated as MKVVNLKQAILQAWKERWSDYQWAINMKKFFPKGATWDILNLAEALLEQAMIGPSPNPLILSYLKYAISSQMVSYSSVLTAISKFDDFSRDLCVQALLDIMDMFCDRLSCHGKAEECIGLCRALLSALHWLLRCTAASAERLREGLEAGTPAAGEKQLAMCLQRLEKTLSSTKNRALLHIAKLEEASSWTAIEHCLLKLGEILASLSNPQLRSQAEQCGTLVRSIPTMLSVHSEQLHKTGFPTVHAVVLLEGTMNLTGETQPLVEQLMMVKRMQHIPTPLFVLEIWKACFVGLIESPEGTGELKWTAFTFLKIPQVLVKLKKYSHGDKDFTEDVNSAFEFLLKLTPLLDKADQRCNCDCTNFLLQECSKQGLLSEASTNNLMAKRKADREHAPQLKSDENANIQPNPGLILRAEPTVTNILKTMDADHSKSPEGLLGVLGHMLSGKSLDLLLAAAAATGKLKSFARKFINLNEFTTHRTEESTKAASVRALLFDISFLMLCHVAQTYGSEVILSESNTGGEVFFFETWMQTCMPEEGKILNPDHPCFRPDSTKVESLVALLNNSSEIKLVQMKWHEACLNISAAILEILNAWENGVLAFESIQKITDNIKGKVCSLAVCAVAWLVAHVRMLGLDEREKSLQMIRQLAGPLYSENTLQFYNERVVIMSSILEHMCADVLQQTATQIKFPSTGMDTMPYWNLLPPKRPIKEVLTDIFAKVLEKGWVDSRSIHIFDTLLHMGGVYWFCNNLIKELLKETRKEHTLRAVELLYSIFCLDMQQVTLVLLGHILPGLLTDSSKWHSLMDPPGTALAKLAVWCALSSYSSHKVQASSRQKKRQREDIEDYISLFPLDDMQPSKLMRLLSSNEEDANILSSPSEGSRGRRLERRRPLPQCPLTCPIADRSMSSSLSASQLHTVNMRDPLNRVLANLFLLISSILGSRTAGPHTQFVQWFMEDCVGCLEQGGRGSILQFMPFTTVSELVKVSAMSSPKVVLAITDLSLPLGRQVAAKAIAAL; from the exons ATGAAGGTGGTGAACCTGAAGCAAGCCATTTTGCAAGCTTGGAAGGAGCGATGGAGTGACTACCAGTGGGCAATCAACATGAAGAAATTCTTTCCCAAAGGAGCCACCTGGGACATTCTCAACCTAGCAG AAGCACTCCTGGAGCAGGCCATGATTGGACCTTCCCCCAATCCTCTCATCCTGTCCTACCTGAAGTATGCCATTAGTTCCCAG aTGGTGTCCTACTCCTCTGTCCTCACAGCTATCAGTAAG TTTGATGACTTTTCCCGGGACCTGTGTGTCCAGGCTTTGCTGGATATCATGGACATGTTTTGTGACCGACTGAG CTGTCACGGCAAAGCGGAGGAGTGCATCGGGCTGTGCCGGGCCCTTCTCAGCGCCCTCCACTGGCTGCTGCGCTGCACCGCAGCCTCTGCAGAGCGGCTCcgggaggggctggaggctggCACCCCAGCGGCTGGTGAGAAGCAGCTTGCCATGTGCCTGCAGCGCCTGGAGAAGACCCTCAGCAGCACCAAGAACCGGGCCCTGCTCCACATCGCCAAACTAGAGGAGGCCT CCTCCTGGACTGCCATCGAGCATTGTCTCTTGAAGCTTGGGGAGATCCTGGCCAGCCTCAGCAACCCCCAGCTCCGGAGCCAGGCTGAGCAGTGTGGCACGCTCGTTAGGAG CATCCCCACCATGCTGTCCGTGCACTCTGAGCAGCTGCACAAGACTGGCTTCCCCACCGTCCACGCAGTGGTCCTGCTGGAGGGCACCATGAACCTGACCGGCGAGACGCAGCCCCTGGTGGAACAGCTGATGATGGTGAAACGCATGCAG CATATCCCCACCCCGCTCTTTGTCCTGGAGATCTGGAAAGCCTGCTTCGTGGGCCTCATCGAGTCTCCTGAGGGCACGGGGGAGCTCAAGTGGACAGCTTTCACTTTCCTGAAG ATTCCACAGGTTTTGGTGAAGTTGAAGAAATACTCCCATGGGGACAAG GACTTTACTGAGGATGTCAATTCTGCTTTTGAGTTCCTGCTGAAGCTCACACCCTTGCTGGACAAAGCTGACCAGCGCTGCAA CTGTGACTGTACAAATTTCCTACTCCAAGAATGTAGCAAGCAGGGGCTTCTGTCTGAAGCCAGTACGAACAACCTCATGGCCAAGCG CAAAGCAGACCGGGAGCACGCACCCCAGCTGAAATCAGATGAAAATGCCAACATCCAGCCCAACCCCGGGCTGATCCTCCGCGCGGAGCCCACCGTCACCAACATCCTCAAA ACAATGGATGCAGACCACTCCAAGTCCCCGGAGGGGCTGCTAGGGGTCCTGGGCCACATGCTGTCTGGGAAGAGCCTGGACTTGCTGCTGGCTGCTGCTGCGGCCACTGGGAAGCTTAAGTCCTTTGCCCGGAAATTCATCAA TTTGAACGAATTCACGACACACCGCACTGAAGAAAGCA CCAAGGCGGCCTCAGTTCGAGCCTTGCTCTTTGACATCTCCTTTCTCATGCTGTGCCACGTGGCCCAGACCTATGGCTCAGAG GTGATCCTGTCCGAGTCAAACACGGGAGGAGAGGTGTTCTTCTTTGAGACCTGGATGCAGACTTGCATGCCCGAGGAGGGAAAAATCCTGAACCCTGACCACCCCTGCTTCCGGCCCGACTCCACCAAAGTGGAGTCCCTGGTGGCTCTGCTCAACAATTCCTCGGAGATAAAGCTGGT GCAGATGAAGTGGCATGAAGCCTGTCTCAACATTTCGGCGGCCATCTTGGAAATCCTCAATGCCTGGGAGAATGGGGTGCTGGCCTTTGAGTCCATCCAG AAAATCACCGATAACATCAAGGGGAAGGTGTGTAGCTTGGCAGTGTGTGCTGTGGCCTGGCTTGTGGCCCACGTGCGGATGCTGGGGCTGGACGAGCGTGAGAAGTCGCTGCAGATGATCCGCCAGCTGGCAGGGCCGCTGTACAGCGAGAACACCCTGCAGTTCTACAACGAGAG GGTGGTGATCATGAGCTCCATCCTGGAGCATATGTGTGCGGATGTGCTGCAGCAGACGGCCACACAGATCAAGTTCCCGTCCACGGGCATGGACACCATGCCCTACTGGAACCTGCTGCCCCCCAAGCGACCCATCAAGGAGGTGCTGACGGACATATTTGCTAAGGTGCTGGAGAAGGGATGGGTGGACAGTCGCTCCATCCACATCTTTGACACCCTGCTGCACATGGGAGGCGTCTACTGGTTCTGCAACAACCTGATTAAG GAGCTGTTGAAGGAGACGCGCAAGGAGCACACGCTACGGGCGGTGGAGCTGCTCTACTCCATCTTCTGTCTGGACATGCAGCAAGTGACCCTGGTCCTGCTGGGCCACATCCTGCCTGGCCTGCTCACCGACTCCTCCAAGTGGCACAGCCTCATGGACCCCCCTGGCACCGCTCTCGCCAA GCTGGCCGTCTGGTGTGCCCTGAGTTCCTACTCTTCCCACAAGGTGCAGGCGTCCTCCCGCCAAAAGAAGAGACAGCGTGAAGACATCGAG GATTACATCAGCCTCTTCCCCTTGGATGACATGCAGCCCTCGAAGCTGATGCGACTGCTGAGCTCCAATGAGGAAGATGCAAATATCCTTTCGAGTCCCA GTGAGGGCTCCCGTGGGCGGCGGTTGGAACGCAGGAGGCCGTTGCCGCAGTGCCCCCTCACTTGCCCCATAGCGGACCGGTCCATGAGCAGCTCCCTGTCAGCCTCCCAGCTCCACACGGTTAACATGAGGGACCCGCTGAACCGAGTCCTGG CCAACCTGTTCCTGCTCATTTCCTCCATCCTGGGGTCTCGGACCGCCGGTCCCCACACGCAGTTTGTGCAGTGGTTCATGGAGGACTGCGTGGGCTGCCTGGAGCAGGGCGGCCGAGGCAGCATCCTGCAGTTCATGCCCTTTACCACC GTATCGGAACTGGTGAAGGTGTCAGCCATGTCCAGCCCCAAGGTGGTTCTGGCCATCACGGACCTCAGCCTGCCCCTGGGCCGCCAGGTGGCTGCCAAAGCCATTGCCGCCCTCTGA